A single region of the Oryzias melastigma strain HK-1 linkage group LG23, ASM292280v2, whole genome shotgun sequence genome encodes:
- the bloc1s3 gene encoding biogenesis of lysosome-related organelles complex 1 subunit 3 produces MSSRYRIVVEGEASETDSDDEVYITSLPSGQTARAKVPGEASETDSEGEPQQAAQHPAAGQESAQILKKDLPPLIVVRDHLDIQSVVEDRPSPAPRSHGDSLLQQKLQESNSRLYSDVGQTVCHVYSSANKEIRSATTQLNASQGAIINASHSIRLILDDLRAVSEKIDIITSCQILSDININVPNSLNAPVP; encoded by the exons ATGTCGAGCAGGTACCGCATCGTAGTGGAGGGAGAAGCTTCTGAAACAGACTCTGATGATGAAGTTTACATCACCTCTTTACCTTCTGGACAAACAGCCAGAGCAAAG GTTCCAGGAGAAGCCTCTGAGACCGACAGTGAGGGCGAACCGCAGCAGGCAGCCCAGCATCCTGCAGCGGGACAGGAAAGCGCCCAGATCCTGAAGAAGGACCTGCCTCCCCTCATTGTGGTCAGAGATCACCTGGATATTCAGTCTGTAGTGGAAGACAggccaagccccgcccccaggtCACATG GGGACAGTCTGTTacagcagaagctgcaggagtCCAACAGCCGACTGTATTCTGATGTGGGACAAACGGTCTGCCATGTTTACAGCAGCGCCAACAAGGAG ATACGAAGTGCAACCACTCAGCTGAACGCCTCCCAGGGCGCCATCATCAACGCCTCCCACAGCATCAGGTTGATCCTGGATGACCTCCGCGCCGTGTCCGAGAAGATTGACATCATCACAAGCTGTCAGATCCTGTCTGACATTAACATAAACGTTCCCAACAGTTTAAACGCTCCTGTGCCTTAA